From the genome of Polyangiaceae bacterium, one region includes:
- the pglX gene encoding BREX-2 system adenine-specific DNA-methyltransferase PglX, translated as MWQAIATAPRQANDDSAFLTVSKYPRQDFQTHPWNLNGGGAPQLQKRIVESSRYTLGSVTGLMIGYQTITGEDSIYADALSTWKLDRPVATHFLRSFVEGDQIRDYSIGPGATVLVPFRDVSVGGVVAPEELLGTFRRLWRAKGILRRRIVSGSTTMEAAKRRWYDLRRVATDKFAAKFTIGVAFVATHNHFALDTAVRVFKQSAPVIKLPASATLADHLDLLGLLNSSTLGFWMKQVFFNKGEGGGTRVEAGHSALGNELWKNHYEYDSTKLQKAPITQNDRAARIALATALDETAQRRAGCLPAAVLASSDWTANDLAEKLRAARETYRALTHRMVALQEELDWLTYGSYGLLTGHETVGPEDIEPLAPGHRPFELLLARHNASCDADERSEWFRRHGHEETTSIPGHYSAETNGRITERLRIIAANGDVRLIEQPQFKRRWQTPDLDEETKAAAEHWLLDRLEDLFQGALATPRPYRLEDIVTAWTSGEMGARVLAVAKVYAGSGDMDVAALAERLLKDHAVPDHPYRIYTEEGIRKLRKWQETWALQDREDQGEKNLKIPEPPEFGKDDFRSARYFQIRGKLNVPRERFVLFADVSPVGYGWNGWRDRDRAMAQVEGFTLAESHPTDPLPRPTTEDARRCGATMGLWESLPDLRRWGPAETREGEYGELLAFAREACGQQKCPCDVVEVWSAQLNDGKKRLPKAGKGAKKAPQKTKEAAGEALEKKTKPAKMDEAERYAVTQSLVLYADGATFEELLPRIGSADKLKAILDDLVSTGDIDTKGRGKKKLYILTKRG; from the coding sequence GTGTGGCAAGCGATTGCAACAGCTCCTCGTCAAGCTAACGACGACAGCGCCTTTTTGACCGTCAGCAAATACCCGAGACAAGATTTTCAAACGCACCCATGGAATCTCAATGGAGGCGGCGCACCCCAGCTTCAAAAGCGAATTGTTGAGTCGAGTCGGTACACTCTTGGCAGTGTCACCGGATTGATGATTGGTTATCAGACAATCACCGGAGAGGACTCGATATATGCAGACGCGCTATCTACATGGAAGCTCGACCGACCCGTTGCAACGCATTTTCTCCGTTCATTCGTCGAAGGCGACCAGATACGAGATTACTCGATAGGTCCTGGCGCTACCGTTCTCGTTCCCTTTCGTGATGTTTCTGTAGGAGGCGTCGTTGCACCTGAGGAGCTTCTCGGCACCTTTAGGCGCCTCTGGCGCGCCAAAGGAATTCTTCGTCGTAGAATCGTTTCCGGGTCGACGACAATGGAGGCTGCAAAGCGACGCTGGTACGATCTTCGACGAGTGGCCACCGACAAGTTCGCCGCAAAATTTACAATTGGTGTCGCCTTCGTGGCGACCCATAATCACTTTGCGCTCGACACGGCTGTTCGCGTGTTCAAACAATCGGCGCCCGTCATCAAACTCCCCGCCTCCGCCACCCTCGCCGATCACCTCGACCTGCTCGGCCTGCTCAACAGCAGCACCCTGGGGTTTTGGATGAAGCAGGTGTTTTTCAATAAGGGTGAGGGCGGCGGTACACGCGTGGAGGCAGGACATTCGGCGCTTGGCAACGAATTGTGGAAAAACCACTACGAATACGACTCCACGAAACTCCAAAAAGCGCCCATCACGCAAAACGATCGCGCGGCCCGCATCGCCTTGGCCACGGCGCTCGACGAAACCGCGCAACGACGCGCGGGATGCCTGCCCGCCGCGGTGCTCGCATCGAGCGATTGGACCGCAAACGACCTGGCGGAAAAGCTGCGAGCCGCGCGCGAGACGTACCGGGCCCTGACCCATCGGATGGTCGCCCTGCAAGAAGAATTGGATTGGCTGACGTACGGATCGTACGGATTGCTGACGGGGCACGAAACGGTGGGGCCCGAAGACATCGAGCCGCTCGCGCCAGGGCATCGGCCGTTCGAATTGCTGCTGGCCCGGCACAATGCATCGTGCGACGCGGACGAGCGGAGCGAATGGTTCCGGCGGCACGGACACGAGGAAACGACGAGCATCCCGGGGCATTACAGCGCGGAGACGAACGGGCGGATCACCGAACGGTTGCGGATCATCGCGGCGAACGGGGACGTGCGGCTGATCGAGCAGCCGCAATTCAAACGGCGGTGGCAAACGCCGGACCTGGACGAAGAAACGAAGGCGGCTGCGGAGCATTGGCTGCTGGACCGGCTGGAGGACCTGTTCCAAGGGGCGCTGGCGACGCCGAGGCCGTACCGATTGGAAGACATCGTGACGGCGTGGACGTCGGGGGAAATGGGGGCGCGGGTGCTGGCGGTGGCGAAGGTGTACGCAGGGTCGGGGGACATGGACGTGGCGGCGCTGGCGGAGAGGCTGCTGAAGGACCATGCGGTGCCGGACCATCCGTACCGGATCTACACGGAGGAAGGGATTCGGAAGCTGCGGAAATGGCAAGAGACGTGGGCGCTGCAAGACCGTGAAGACCAAGGGGAAAAGAACCTGAAGATCCCCGAACCGCCCGAATTCGGGAAAGACGATTTTAGAAGTGCCCGGTATTTTCAGATTCGAGGGAAACTGAACGTGCCGCGGGAACGTTTCGTGCTGTTCGCGGATGTGTCGCCAGTGGGGTATGGGTGGAATGGTTGGCGAGACAGGGACCGGGCGATGGCGCAGGTGGAAGGGTTCACGCTGGCGGAGAGTCATCCGACGGATCCGCTGCCTCGGCCGACGACGGAGGATGCGCGGCGGTGCGGGGCGACGATGGGCCTATGGGAGAGCTTGCCGGACTTGCGTCGATGGGGGCCGGCGGAGACGCGGGAAGGTGAATACGGGGAGCTCTTGGCATTTGCGCGGGAAGCGTGCGGGCAGCAGAAATGCCCGTGCGACGTGGTGGAGGTGTGGTCGGCGCAGTTGAACGACGGGAAGAAGCGGCTGCCGAAAGCGGGGAAAGGGGCGAAGAAGGCGCCGCAAAAGACGAAAGAGGCGGCGGGGGAGGCGCTCGAGAAAAAGACGAAGCCGGCGAAAATGGACGAGGCGGAGCGATACGCGGTGACGCAGAGCTTGGTGCTGTATGCGGACGGGGCGACGTTCGAGGAGCTATTGCCGCGCATTGGATCGGCGGACAAGTTGAAGGCGATCCTGGATGACTTGGTTTCGACGGGGGACATCGATACGAAGGGTCGGGGGAAGAAGAAGCTGTACATATTGACGAAGCGGGGTTGA
- the tnpA gene encoding IS200/IS605 family transposase → MSKTFTELFVHVVWGTFRRTPWIAESVEKPLYAAMSEKCREIGCVPMALGGTSDHVHMLAALTPTMAVATFVKEIKGASAYIISHGLLPNTGFRWQEGYGAFTLRKTDLPTVRNYVLQQKEHHGVHTIAPAWELPTNDGSTMKPRT, encoded by the coding sequence ATGAGCAAGACGTTTACCGAATTGTTTGTCCACGTCGTATGGGGCACCTTTCGTCGGACACCATGGATTGCAGAATCTGTTGAAAAGCCTCTGTATGCGGCCATGAGCGAGAAATGTCGTGAAATTGGATGCGTACCGATGGCTTTGGGTGGCACGAGTGATCATGTGCACATGCTCGCGGCATTGACGCCAACCATGGCGGTGGCGACGTTCGTCAAGGAAATCAAGGGCGCTTCGGCCTATATCATCTCGCACGGACTCTTACCCAATACGGGGTTCCGGTGGCAAGAAGGCTACGGGGCATTCACATTGCGCAAAACCGATTTGCCTACGGTGCGCAATTATGTTCTACAGCAAAAAGAGCATCATGGTGTACATACCATTGCCCCAGCGTGGGAACTGCCCACCAATGACGGTTCCACAATGAAGCCGCGAACGTAG